In one window of Lytechinus pictus isolate F3 Inbred chromosome 19, Lp3.0, whole genome shotgun sequence DNA:
- the LOC129284132 gene encoding uncharacterized protein LOC129284132, with product MVYCQAFGCNNTTNTGCKKHGVSFHAIPDPLKRPEECRKWIAALKVEKFDFKTYRFNRSNVVCSEHFVESDFVEDLRAKLMGSKEKKRLKDGAIPSVFDYRPLPKRRRLSEDRDAKVTAKRYLQSVLEEPVLEESVPSSSSTSSSFKASSSASKYPELLDTNLAFHEEPDSISDVHDPTASDVHLQAGSHEKRYKSRRRRKRKKISSDDDKGDLVKVHASCQTFHSGVKMTQDNFTQCPEDFSYVTDEHKYSCGSTQLLKPVISFSAVSQPFAAQEHSHPSTPEEEPEFQHVSARLPLTNHSPTPSEPRSATSHLQEVSDQTEDTTVSPATPTEPMDTADSPASPVSSDFESKKNSSDSSYEPSSEESSSSDSDDDEPDELRFCKDRKFVVFESQLNTLLYSMHCNACATGYIAELKKQCVGTMLKVDVICICGNIVTKWVSQPTIGRQPVGNILFSAALLLSGSSYEKVSFFWELFNIQYISQKTHNETQSNILQPVINTYYEQEIEEQQQHARGEPVTVIGDGRCDSPGYSAKFCTYTMMNMKTNKILGMALVSVKEATSSVGMEKIGCRRVMDNLLENGIDVAVFATDRHVGIRKMMKDDFPWIDHQFDVWHLGKSFQKRLLAKAKLKNCEDLGPWIRATSNHLWWSTQNCEEDPVMLVEMFQSMTHHVCDVHSWISGDKFHKCAHEELSVEDEEETKWLTPGSKSHESLQSVLFDKRLVKDIKQLSKACHTGELEVFHNLYLKYCPKRQHFFYPAMLARTQLAVLDHNFNTGRKQATIKKPRKGSGQKGALRYKYAYSKATKTWIVRKVPEDKEYTYLWDILVGCLQMKSGNFEVQPANIPHLPQNIAPVPRPPQEDLLAHFTTRFAK from the exons ATGGTCTACTGTCAAGCTTTCGGTTGCAATAATACTACAAATACTGGGTGTAAAAAGCATGGAGTAAGCTTCCATGCTATTCCAGATCCTCTTAAAAGGCCAGAGGAATGTAGGAAATGGATTGCTGCACTCAAAGTTGAGAAATTTGACTTCAAAACCTACAGGTTTAACAGGAGCAATGTGGTGTGCAGCGAGCACTTCGTGGAGAGCGATTTTGTGGAGGACCTCCGAGCAAAGTTGATGGGATCCAAGGAAAAGAAGAGGCTGAAAGATGGTGCCATACCCTCAGTTTTCGATTATAGGCCTTTGCCTAAACGAAGAAGACTGTCAGAAGATAGGGACGCCAAAGTGACAGCGAAAAGG TACCTGCAGTCAGTTCTGGAAGAACCTGTATTGGAGGAATCAGTTCCAAGCAGCAGTTCAACTTCATCAAGTTTCAAGGCATCTTCTTCAGCGTCAAAATATCCCGAG TTGCTTGACACCAATCTTGCCTTTCATGAGGAACCTGATTCCATCTCAGATGTACATGATCCCACTGCTTCAGATGTACATCTACAA gcAGGAAGCCATGAAAAACGTTACAAGTCAAGGCGGCGGCGGAAACGAAAGAAGATTTCTTCAGATGAT gATAAAGGAGATCTGGTTAAAGTTCATGCAAGCTGCCAAACATTCCACTCAGGTGTAAAGATGACACAAGACAACTTTACACAATGTCCAGAAGACTTCTCATATGTCACTGATGAGCACAAGTACTCGTGTGGAAGCACCCAACTCCTGAAACCAGTCATCTCATTCTCAGCTGTATCACAGCCTTTTGCAGCTCAAGAGCATAGCCATCCGTCAACTCCAGAAGAAGAACCAGAATTTCAACATGTATCTGCACGTCTCCCTTTGACAAATCACTCCCCTACACCATCTGAACCCAGATCAGCAACGTCTCATCTGCAAGAAGTATCAGATCAAACAGAAGATACAACAGTCAGTCCAGCAACTCCAACAGAGCCAATGGATACAGCAGATTCACCAGCCAGTCCTGTCTCATCTGATTTTGAAAGTAAGAAGAACTCCAGTGATTCATCTTATGAACCATCATCCGAAGAGAGTTCTTCATCTGACTCAGATGATGATGAGCCAGATGAGCTTAGGTTCTGCAAGGATAGGAAATTTGTTGTGTTTGAATCTCAGCTGAACACCCTTCTGTATAGTATGCATTGCAATGCTTGTGCTACTGGATACATTGCAGAGTTGAAGAAGCAATGTGTGGGGACAATGCTGAAGGTTGATGTTATCTGTATCTGTGGTAATATTGTTACCAAGTGGGTGTCTCAACCCACTATCGGACGTCAACCTGTTGGAAATATCCTATTTTCAGCAGCTCTTCTCTTGAGTGGCAGCTCCTATGAAAAAGTGTCATTTTTCTGGGAGCTCTTTAATATCCAGTACATTTCACAAAAAACGCACAATGAAACCCAGAGCAACATACTACAGCCAGTCATCAATACGTATTATGAACAAGAGATAGAAGAACAACAGCAACATGCTAGAGGGGAGCCAGTGACGGTAATTGGTGATGGAAGGTGTGATTCACCTGGCTATAGTGCCAAATTTTGTACATACACAATGATGAACATGAAAACCAACAAGATTCTGGGGATGGCCTTGGTTTCAGTGAAAGAAGCAACAAGCTCCGTTGGAATGGAGAAAATCGGATGCAGGAGAGTTATGGATAACTTACTAGAGAATGGGATTGATGTCGCGGTGTTTGCTACAGACAGGCATGTGGGCATTCGCAAAATGATGAAGGATGACTTTCCATGGATTGACCATCAATTCGATGTTTGGCATCTTGGGAAATCATTCCAGAAGAGGTTATTAGCCAAGGCAAAGCTGAAGAACTGTGAAGATCTTGGGCCTTGGATCAGAGCAACGTCAAACCATCTTTGGTGGTCAACACAAAACTGTGAGGAAGACCCAGTTATGTTGGTGGAGATGTTCCAGTCCATGACCCATCATGTGTGCGATGTACATTCTTGGATTTCAGGTGATAAGTTTCACAAGTGCGCTCATGAGGAACTGTCTGTCGAAGATGAAGAAGAGACAAAGTGGTTGACACCTGGGTCAAAATCACATGAATCTCTCCAGTCAGTCCTTTTTGACAAAAGGCTAGTAAAAGACATAAAGCAGCTATCAAAAGCTTGTCACACTGGGGAATTGGAAGTGTTCCATAACCTCTACCTGAAGTATTGCCCAAAGAGACAGCATTTCTTCTATCCCGCCATGCTAGCTCGCACCCAGTTGGCGGTACTAGACCACAACTTCAACACTGGTAGGAAACAAGCAACAATAAAAAAGCCAAGAAAAGGGTCCGGCCAGAAGGGTGCTCTCCGGTACAAGTATGCCTACTCCAAAGCAACCAAAACTTGGATTGTACGGAAGGTTCCAGAGGATAAGGAATACACCTACTTGTGGGACATCTTAGTGGGTTGTCTGCAGATGAAGAGTGGCAACTTCGAAGTTCAACCTGCTAACATACCACACCTTCCTCAAAACATAGCCCCTGTCCCAAGACCACCACAAGAAGATCTGCTCGCTCATTTTACCACTCGATTTGCCAAATAA